One window of Cohnella hashimotonis genomic DNA carries:
- a CDS encoding TIGR03943 family putative permease subunit, with protein sequence MTQRTNRKMIARHLARAVVLAGIGLYVARLSAVGNLGLYISPRMAVYTKLAAAALYLIAAALVYQSLKEWDVQRDAGCGEACGHASAPASPWLSQLRAVVLFALPLALFFLTPDTTIGSAMAARKGMNLSGGTAAHAIKTDSAATSAPPDANELDRLFPHDSLTKPYADYGKLLYAKPEIEIKDWRYLETLTTLNFFPDSFVGRRAEVSGFVYRDDTIGQGQFVLGRFAIQCCAADAIPYGIVVESTDAAKYANDDWMTVSGTFAKTTIDGAEVLLLKADAATKIEPAKDPYVYPDMDFGV encoded by the coding sequence ATGACTCAACGAACGAATCGGAAAATGATCGCCCGTCATCTGGCGCGCGCCGTCGTACTCGCGGGCATCGGGCTCTATGTCGCAAGGCTGTCCGCGGTCGGCAACCTGGGTCTCTACATCTCGCCGCGCATGGCCGTATACACAAAGCTGGCAGCTGCCGCCCTATATCTGATCGCAGCAGCGCTCGTCTATCAGTCGCTCAAAGAATGGGACGTTCAGCGCGACGCCGGCTGCGGAGAAGCCTGCGGCCATGCATCGGCGCCGGCAAGCCCCTGGCTGAGCCAGCTTCGTGCCGTCGTCCTGTTCGCGCTGCCGCTCGCCTTGTTTTTTCTGACGCCGGACACGACGATCGGCAGCGCAATGGCCGCGCGGAAGGGCATGAATCTGAGCGGCGGGACCGCGGCGCACGCGATAAAAACCGATTCAGCAGCAACCTCCGCGCCGCCTGACGCCAACGAGCTGGACCGGCTGTTCCCGCACGATTCGCTCACCAAGCCGTATGCGGATTACGGAAAGCTGCTTTATGCCAAGCCAGAGATCGAGATCAAAGATTGGCGCTATCTCGAAACGCTTACGACCCTTAACTTTTTTCCCGATTCGTTCGTAGGGCGCCGTGCGGAGGTATCTGGCTTCGTCTACCGGGACGATACGATCGGACAAGGACAGTTCGTGCTCGGCAGGTTCGCGATCCAGTGCTGCGCGGCCGACGCGATCCCTTACGGCATCGTCGTCGAATCGACGGATGCGGCGAAGTACGCGAACGACGATTGGATGACCGTCTCGGGCACGTTCGCCAAGACGACGATCGACGGCGCCGAAGTGCTGCTGCTCAAGGCGGACGCGGCGACCAAGATCGAACCGGCGAAGGATCCGTACGTGTATCCGGATATGGATTTTGGCGTTTAA
- a CDS encoding permease has product MANAAYKWTLTLSAALTLALLYFIATERQMPWPDSLSGIGADQWQSVKTVFVSLFLEALPFVLLGVLVSTVLHLFVPETALARLIPRNPLLGVLCAGLLGVVLPVCECGMIPVVRRLLRKGMPAYIGMTYILAAPIVNPVTVLATYSAFRTAPEMALYRTVLGFAAAAAVGLLLSRARGKSSNPLKPDAPSLHAAAADHNHHAPHRAPSSRLLSYCSHAADEFFEMGKFLMLGAFLTAVIQTFVSRGELIELGGGAFGSHLFMMGFAYVISLCSTSDAFVAASFSGVFPAGALLAFLVYGPMVDFKNTLMLLSAFKARFVLRLLVLVTAVVLAASLLAGWLLESAAR; this is encoded by the coding sequence ATGGCGAATGCAGCTTACAAATGGACGTTAACACTATCGGCGGCGTTGACGCTAGCGCTGCTCTATTTCATAGCAACGGAGCGGCAAATGCCATGGCCGGACTCCTTATCCGGCATCGGCGCGGATCAATGGCAATCGGTCAAAACGGTGTTCGTCAGCCTTTTTCTGGAGGCTCTCCCCTTCGTGCTGCTCGGAGTCCTGGTCTCGACGGTGCTGCACTTGTTCGTCCCCGAAACGGCGCTCGCCCGTCTCATCCCGAGGAATCCCCTGCTCGGCGTGCTATGCGCCGGTCTGCTCGGCGTCGTGCTGCCCGTGTGCGAGTGCGGGATGATTCCGGTCGTGCGCAGGCTGCTTCGCAAAGGCATGCCGGCCTATATCGGCATGACTTACATCCTGGCGGCGCCCATCGTCAATCCGGTCACGGTGCTCGCCACCTATAGCGCCTTTCGGACCGCGCCCGAGATGGCGCTGTATCGGACCGTGCTCGGCTTCGCCGCGGCGGCCGCCGTCGGCCTGCTGCTGTCTCGCGCACGCGGCAAGTCCTCCAATCCATTAAAACCGGATGCACCGAGTCTGCATGCCGCTGCCGCGGATCATAACCATCACGCGCCACATCGCGCTCCCTCGTCCCGTTTACTCTCCTATTGCTCGCATGCGGCCGACGAATTTTTTGAAATGGGGAAATTTCTGATGCTCGGCGCGTTCCTGACCGCAGTCATCCAAACTTTCGTCAGCCGCGGAGAGCTGATCGAGCTTGGCGGCGGCGCCTTCGGCTCGCACCTGTTCATGATGGGCTTCGCCTACGTAATCTCGCTTTGCTCGACGTCGGACGCATTTGTCGCAGCCTCCTTTTCCGGCGTCTTTCCCGCCGGCGCGCTGCTCGCTTTCCTCGTCTACGGTCCGATGGTCGACTTCAAAAACACGCTGATGCTGTTGTCCGCGTTCAAAGCCCGCTTCGTGCTGCGTCTCCTCGTGCTCGTAACGGCGGTCGTACTCGCCGCGTCGCTGCTCGCAGGGTGGCTGCTGGAAAGCGCTGCACGCTGA
- a CDS encoding metal ABC transporter substrate-binding protein has product MKKSLKKTLAISASLALLLAACGKNEENEASGSGVKLSVVTTFYPMYEFSRQVAGDLANVALLIPAGSEPHDWEPSAQDMAKVKEADVFVYNGIVEGWVDAALTSASNDKRVVVRASEGLTTLEGTAEEEEEEAGEEAHDHAHEHAEDPHVWLDPGLAQREVAAIEAAFEKADPANKDTYKKNADTYIAQLKALDEDYRAGLKDVRTKSFVTQHAAFGYLAQAYGLQQVPIAGLSPEQEPSPGKMAEIVQFAKAHQVKTIFFETLVDPQVAKTVADEIGAKTDVLNPLEGLTDEEKKDGLDYIGIMKKNLEALVKALNA; this is encoded by the coding sequence ATGAAAAAGAGCTTGAAAAAAACGCTCGCGATATCGGCGAGCTTGGCGCTGCTGCTGGCGGCTTGCGGTAAAAACGAGGAGAACGAAGCCAGCGGATCGGGTGTCAAGCTGAGCGTCGTGACGACCTTTTACCCGATGTACGAATTCAGCAGACAGGTCGCGGGCGATCTTGCGAACGTCGCCCTGCTGATCCCGGCCGGATCGGAGCCGCATGATTGGGAGCCCAGCGCGCAGGATATGGCAAAGGTGAAGGAAGCGGACGTGTTCGTTTACAACGGGATCGTCGAAGGCTGGGTCGATGCGGCGCTTACGAGCGCGTCGAACGACAAGCGTGTCGTCGTGCGGGCGAGCGAGGGGCTTACGACGCTGGAGGGAACGGCGGAGGAAGAAGAGGAAGAAGCGGGCGAGGAAGCGCACGACCACGCGCATGAGCATGCGGAGGATCCGCACGTCTGGCTGGATCCGGGATTGGCGCAGCGGGAGGTCGCGGCGATCGAAGCGGCGTTCGAGAAGGCGGATCCGGCGAACAAGGATACGTACAAAAAGAACGCCGACACTTACATCGCCCAGTTGAAGGCTCTGGACGAGGACTACAGGGCGGGGCTCAAGGATGTCAGGACAAAGTCGTTCGTGACGCAGCACGCGGCCTTCGGCTACTTGGCCCAAGCCTACGGCCTGCAGCAGGTGCCGATCGCCGGACTGTCGCCCGAGCAAGAGCCGTCACCCGGCAAGATGGCCGAGATCGTGCAATTCGCGAAGGCGCATCAGGTGAAGACGATTTTTTTCGAGACGCTGGTCGATCCCCAGGTCGCGAAGACGGTAGCGGACGAGATCGGCGCGAAGACGGACGTGCTGAACCCGCTGGAAGGCTTGACGGATGAGGAAAAGAAAGACGGGCTCGATTACATCGGCATCATGAAAAAGAACCTCGAGGCTTTGGTGAAGGCGTTAAATGCATAA
- a CDS encoding metal ABC transporter solute-binding protein, Zn/Mn family translates to MLTKKLKRVALMILFLAILAALNTACANGGEQAGEDERSGKIRIVTTIAQIAEPLAVIGGDRVEVDSLMGPGVDPHLYAATQGDIKKLQSGDIVFYSGLHLEANMVKVFEQIGKERPVLAIGETLPKERLLKDPKGATDPHIWFDIDLWKQALGAATEELKKYSEADATYFETNKTAYFKQLDELKAEALEELGRIPEERRVLVTAHDAFGYFGRLLGLQVVGLQGLSTEDEIGLSDIEDTIDLLVDRGVPAVFVESSINPASIEAVIEGAKKRGLNVQLGGQLYSDAMGDGGTAEGTYLGMYRHNVNTIGEALASKEG, encoded by the coding sequence ATGCTGACCAAGAAGCTGAAGAGAGTTGCACTGATGATTTTGTTTTTAGCGATTTTAGCTGCGTTGAACACCGCTTGCGCGAACGGCGGGGAGCAGGCTGGAGAGGACGAACGGTCTGGCAAAATTCGAATCGTCACGACGATCGCGCAGATCGCGGAGCCGCTTGCCGTTATCGGCGGGGACCGGGTCGAGGTCGACAGTCTGATGGGACCGGGCGTGGATCCGCATCTGTACGCGGCGACTCAGGGCGACATCAAGAAGCTCCAGAGCGGCGATATCGTGTTTTACAGCGGCCTTCATCTCGAAGCGAACATGGTGAAGGTGTTCGAGCAGATTGGCAAAGAGCGGCCGGTGCTGGCGATCGGTGAGACGCTGCCGAAGGAGAGGCTGCTGAAGGATCCGAAGGGCGCAACCGACCCGCACATCTGGTTCGACATCGACCTGTGGAAGCAGGCGCTGGGGGCGGCGACGGAGGAGCTTAAGAAGTATTCGGAGGCGGACGCGACATACTTCGAGACCAATAAGACGGCATACTTCAAGCAACTCGACGAGCTGAAGGCGGAAGCGCTCGAAGAGCTGGGCCGCATTCCCGAGGAGCGGCGGGTGCTCGTCACTGCGCACGATGCATTCGGCTACTTCGGGCGCCTGCTCGGGCTGCAGGTCGTCGGCCTGCAGGGGCTCAGCACGGAAGACGAGATCGGACTGTCCGATATCGAGGACACGATCGACCTGTTGGTCGATCGCGGCGTACCGGCCGTATTCGTGGAGAGCAGCATCAATCCCGCGTCGATCGAAGCGGTCATTGAAGGGGCCAAGAAGCGGGGGCTTAACGTGCAGCTCGGCGGTCAACTGTATTCGGACGCGATGGGCGACGGGGGCACGGCGGAAGGCACCTACCTCGGTATGTACCGACACAACGTAAACACGATCGGCGAGGCGCTTGCCTCGAAGGAGGGTTGA
- a CDS encoding metal ABC transporter ATP-binding protein, whose product MTTVLKVSDLNASYRKNAVLERVTFEIKPGTLTAIVGPNGAGKSTLLKTLLDQHPRLSGDVAFFGTPFRKVKSRIGYVPQRGSVDWDFPTDALDVVTMGLYGKIGWLKRPGRTHKEQAMRALTEMGMADYAGRQISQLSGGQQQRVFLARALAQDADLYMLDEPLAGVDAVTERVIMDTLQRLKRQGKTVMVVHHDLQTVEDYFDRVLLLNRTVVAHGTTAEAFTRESLSAAYGGMLRWLEGKSG is encoded by the coding sequence ATGACAACAGTGCTCAAGGTATCGGACCTGAACGCTTCGTATCGGAAAAATGCGGTGCTGGAACGCGTGACGTTCGAAATTAAGCCGGGTACGCTGACGGCGATCGTCGGACCGAACGGCGCCGGCAAGTCCACGCTGCTCAAGACGCTGCTGGATCAGCATCCGCGGCTTTCCGGCGACGTTGCTTTTTTCGGCACACCCTTCAGGAAGGTCAAGTCGCGTATCGGCTACGTGCCGCAGCGCGGCTCGGTGGACTGGGACTTCCCGACCGACGCGCTGGACGTGGTGACGATGGGCTTGTACGGCAAGATCGGATGGCTGAAGCGGCCCGGCCGGACGCACAAGGAGCAAGCGATGCGGGCGCTAACCGAGATGGGCATGGCGGATTATGCGGGCCGCCAGATCAGCCAGCTCTCCGGCGGACAGCAGCAGCGGGTGTTCCTGGCGCGGGCGCTCGCGCAGGACGCCGATCTCTATATGCTCGACGAACCGCTCGCGGGCGTCGACGCCGTGACGGAGCGCGTGATTATGGATACGCTGCAGCGGCTCAAGCGGCAGGGCAAGACGGTGATGGTCGTTCATCACGACCTGCAGACGGTGGAGGATTACTTTGACCGGGTGCTGCTGCTGAACCGGACGGTCGTCGCCCACGGCACGACGGCGGAAGCTTTTACCCGGGAGTCGCTCAGCGCGGCCTACGGCGGCATGCTTCGCTGGCTGGAGGGGAAATCCGGATGA
- a CDS encoding metal ABC transporter permease: protein MNTLLSHNAQWVLLSTLILGMAAGIIGSFAYWKRQSLMSDALSHAALPGVIVGFVLIGTKNLPVMIAGAAVSALLGALLIDWIRSSTRIKEDAAMGIVLSVFFGLGIMLLTFVNRTAGGSQSGLDSFIFGQAASMVSDDVKLMAGTAAVVLLVALLGYKEWKLFLFDPAYAAGLGLSVRLMNGIYLAVLVLVIVVGIQAAGVVLMAALLIIPAVSARYWTHSFKWTVGLSATFGGGAGAAGTLLSAMGAGWPTGPFIVLAASATFAVSLFFGASKGLLVLYIGQRASRRRLASKVSSPIAAREGAGR from the coding sequence ATGAACACGCTGCTCTCGCACAACGCGCAGTGGGTGCTCCTCAGCACGCTGATCCTCGGGATGGCGGCGGGCATCATCGGCAGCTTCGCGTATTGGAAACGGCAGAGCCTGATGAGCGACGCTTTGTCGCATGCCGCGCTGCCCGGCGTGATAGTCGGCTTCGTGCTGATCGGCACCAAAAACCTGCCCGTCATGATCGCAGGAGCCGCCGTCAGCGCGCTGCTCGGTGCGCTCCTGATCGATTGGATCCGTTCGTCGACCCGCATCAAGGAAGATGCCGCGATGGGCATCGTATTATCGGTCTTTTTCGGCCTTGGCATCATGCTGCTGACGTTCGTGAACCGAACTGCAGGCGGCAGCCAGAGCGGGCTCGACAGTTTTATCTTCGGTCAGGCCGCTTCCATGGTGTCGGACGACGTCAAGCTGATGGCGGGAACCGCGGCAGTCGTCCTGCTCGTCGCGCTGCTCGGGTACAAGGAGTGGAAGCTGTTCCTGTTCGATCCCGCCTACGCCGCGGGACTCGGATTGTCCGTGCGCTTGATGAACGGGATCTACCTGGCGGTTCTGGTGCTTGTCATCGTCGTCGGCATTCAGGCGGCGGGCGTCGTGTTGATGGCGGCCCTGTTGATCATCCCCGCAGTCAGCGCCCGTTACTGGACACACTCGTTTAAATGGACGGTCGGTCTCTCGGCAACGTTCGGAGGCGGCGCCGGCGCGGCGGGAACCTTGCTCAGCGCCATGGGCGCAGGCTGGCCGACGGGACCGTTTATCGTACTGGCGGCATCAGCGACGTTCGCGGTATCGTTGTTTTTCGGTGCGAGCAAGGGCTTGCTCGTCCTGTACATCGGACAGCGCGCGAGCAGGCGACGGCTGGCTTCCAAGGTCTCAAGTCCGATCGCGGCACGAGAGGGGGCGGGACGATGA
- a CDS encoding metal ABC transporter permease: MSYSGWILLTASLVGVSCGLIGVLLILRRMAMMADAISHTVLLGIVVAYMVTRQLSGVHMLIGAVCAGLLTALLVQWFQSRGVQQEASIGIVFTTLFAVGVVLIATQVGNAHLDVKHTLMGEITFIPWETMTLPLVGEVPEAVALLSLVLAVALSAIIAFYKEWKITSFDPALAASLGIPAVVMHYAFMSLVSVTTVASFDAVGAIMVVAMLITPASAAYLWTDRLSVMLALGAAFGALSAWIGYGIATWLDTSISGSMAFATGLLFAASFLGSPRYGALSRLRRGRASKREPMAAEGAD, encoded by the coding sequence ATGAGCTATTCCGGTTGGATTCTCCTGACCGCTTCCCTTGTCGGCGTGTCCTGCGGATTGATCGGCGTGCTGCTCATCCTGCGCCGCATGGCGATGATGGCCGACGCGATCAGCCATACCGTCCTCCTTGGCATCGTCGTAGCCTACATGGTCACGCGGCAGCTTAGCGGCGTGCACATGCTGATCGGCGCAGTGTGCGCCGGTTTGCTGACGGCCTTGCTGGTGCAATGGTTCCAGTCTCGCGGCGTACAGCAGGAGGCGTCGATCGGCATCGTGTTCACGACGTTGTTCGCGGTCGGCGTCGTGCTGATCGCCACGCAGGTCGGCAACGCGCATCTCGACGTCAAGCATACGCTGATGGGCGAGATTACCTTTATCCCTTGGGAAACGATGACGCTCCCGCTCGTCGGCGAAGTGCCCGAGGCGGTCGCGCTGCTCTCGCTTGTGCTGGCGGTCGCCCTTTCGGCGATAATTGCCTTTTATAAAGAGTGGAAAATAACGTCGTTCGACCCCGCGCTGGCCGCAAGTCTCGGCATTCCCGCCGTAGTGATGCACTATGCGTTCATGTCGCTCGTGTCGGTGACGACGGTCGCTTCCTTCGATGCGGTCGGCGCGATTATGGTCGTCGCGATGCTCATCACGCCGGCTTCCGCAGCCTACCTGTGGACCGACCGGTTATCCGTTATGCTGGCGCTGGGTGCCGCCTTCGGTGCCTTGTCCGCCTGGATCGGCTACGGAATCGCCACCTGGCTCGATACGTCGATCTCGGGCTCGATGGCGTTCGCGACAGGCCTTCTGTTCGCGGCGAGCTTCCTTGGCTCCCCGCGTTACGGCGCGTTATCCCGGCTACGGAGGGGGAGGGCTTCCAAGCGCGAGCCGATGGCGGCAGAAGGCGCGGATTGA
- a CDS encoding FTR1 family iron permease, whose protein sequence is MKRHRRPSALILFARIVLLAMLGWAIAPFAPLFAATDSTHAADASLQAEALVSHLDAGDAAAAAQDLAAIKKWWAKDKNDVKQRSLDLALEIDSQIAALSLAMLSGKMDEASSQAGNLRFSVINLQDGAYADNSGKSQMTLSTYILKLREAGNLAKKQEWVEAGQRVKQLQQQWLSVEGDVVSQSQRVYNDTERDLVMLDGYLSNPDQRALAAPVIDRLIEGLAPLADAKYSWWDAALIPIREGMEGLLVVGALLMYAKRAGSMPARRWVVGGSVTGLLASIAAGFAVVLLLSSSAFGHNNLLINGWTGVCASVMLLYVSYWLHRHSDTKRFNRLLAERSTRALSGGHMFSLALLSFFAIVREGLETVIFLIGMSGKMSAMELVAGIAAGFLVLTAVAFVIVKAGSRLPIRPFFLGSSLIVFYLCFKFMGSGIHSLQMAGVLPSTVNETLPDFSTLSLYPSWYSTLPQLVFLACGCAAVVWSLLKSKRRREVPVS, encoded by the coding sequence TTGAAGCGGCATAGACGGCCTTCCGCATTGATCCTTTTCGCAAGGATCGTATTGCTTGCCATGCTCGGTTGGGCGATCGCGCCGTTCGCCCCCCTGTTCGCCGCGACCGATTCGACGCATGCCGCCGATGCGTCCTTGCAGGCCGAAGCGCTTGTCTCCCACCTGGATGCCGGCGATGCGGCCGCGGCCGCGCAGGATTTGGCTGCGATCAAAAAGTGGTGGGCGAAGGACAAGAACGACGTCAAACAGCGTTCGCTCGATCTCGCGCTGGAGATCGACAGCCAGATCGCAGCCCTGTCGCTCGCGATGCTAAGCGGAAAGATGGACGAGGCGTCGTCGCAGGCCGGCAATCTAAGGTTTTCCGTCATCAATCTGCAGGACGGCGCGTACGCGGACAACAGCGGAAAAAGCCAGATGACATTGTCGACCTACATTCTTAAGCTTCGCGAGGCGGGCAACCTGGCCAAGAAGCAGGAATGGGTGGAAGCGGGGCAGAGGGTCAAACAGCTTCAGCAGCAATGGCTCTCCGTCGAAGGCGACGTCGTGAGCCAATCGCAGCGCGTTTACAACGACACCGAACGCGATCTGGTCATGCTGGACGGCTACTTGAGCAATCCGGATCAAAGGGCGCTTGCCGCCCCCGTGATCGACCGGTTGATCGAAGGGCTGGCGCCGCTCGCCGACGCGAAGTATTCGTGGTGGGACGCGGCGCTTATCCCGATTCGCGAAGGGATGGAGGGGCTGCTCGTCGTCGGCGCGCTGCTTATGTACGCCAAGCGGGCGGGCTCCATGCCGGCGAGACGCTGGGTCGTCGGCGGCTCCGTCACCGGTCTCCTGGCCAGCATCGCCGCGGGGTTCGCGGTCGTGCTGCTGCTGTCCTCGAGCGCATTCGGGCACAACAATCTGCTCATCAACGGTTGGACGGGCGTATGCGCCAGCGTGATGCTGCTTTACGTCAGCTACTGGCTGCATCGCCATTCGGACACCAAGCGCTTTAACCGGCTGCTTGCCGAGCGGAGTACGCGCGCGCTATCCGGCGGGCATATGTTTTCGCTCGCGCTGCTCTCCTTTTTCGCGATCGTGCGGGAGGGACTCGAGACCGTCATTTTTCTGATCGGCATGTCCGGGAAAATGTCCGCAATGGAACTTGTCGCCGGCATCGCTGCCGGGTTTCTCGTTTTGACGGCGGTCGCGTTCGTCATCGTCAAGGCCGGATCGCGCTTGCCGATTCGTCCGTTTTTTCTCGGATCGAGCCTCATCGTGTTTTATCTCTGCTTCAAATTTATGGGGTCGGGCATTCACAGCCTGCAGATGGCCGGCGTGCTGCCGTCTACGGTGAACGAAACGCTGCCCGATTTTTCGACGCTCAGCCTGTATCCCTCTTGGTACAGCACCTTGCCGCAGCTCGTTTTCCTGGCATGCGGCTGCGCCGCGGTCGTTTGGTCCCTGCTGAAGAGCAAGCGCCGTCGCGAAGTTCCCGTTTCCTAA
- the efeO gene encoding iron uptake system protein EfeO, translated as MMKKTSIGIVTIAGMLALSACNSGSNNDGASASASAPASTTAASPVSASASAGGSSAIQTGTAQMLDQTKQLQDLIGKKDADGVKGLGKTINETWLSFENAVRQTFPLEYTDVEKYEMPIFSASAYDKIDFDALKANADGLVDALTKLQNAKPSTASSSELLIEAVKKYQQYVVDQTNKLTDQTQVFVNAVKAGDIDKSKAEYVKARVYYESIEPIAESFGDLDPKIDARLADVDDPSAWTGFHEIEQALWVDNSLEGQDKFADQLMTDVKALQAEVHKLQLEPKTVVAGAMELLNEAATSKITGEEELYSHIDLVDLASNVDGSKTVYLSIIPALNESNVELADKLDQAFQDMEKALSGFIKDGQYVAYTELTTDQIRDISDRLSALSELMSQTAAIL; from the coding sequence ATGATGAAGAAAACGTCCATTGGTATTGTTACAATCGCAGGAATGCTGGCTTTATCCGCCTGCAACAGCGGATCGAACAACGACGGCGCATCCGCGTCCGCTTCGGCTCCGGCTTCGACGACGGCCGCATCTCCGGTCTCGGCCTCGGCAAGCGCCGGCGGATCCAGCGCGATTCAGACGGGTACGGCTCAAATGCTCGATCAAACGAAGCAGCTGCAGGACCTTATCGGGAAAAAAGACGCGGACGGCGTTAAAGGCCTCGGCAAGACGATTAACGAAACGTGGCTGTCGTTCGAAAATGCCGTACGTCAAACGTTCCCCCTTGAATATACGGACGTGGAAAAATACGAAATGCCGATCTTTTCCGCTTCGGCTTACGACAAGATCGATTTCGACGCGCTCAAGGCCAATGCCGACGGCCTGGTCGATGCGCTCACGAAGCTTCAGAACGCGAAGCCTTCGACGGCCAGCTCTTCCGAGCTGCTGATCGAAGCCGTTAAAAAGTATCAGCAATACGTCGTCGACCAGACGAACAAGCTGACCGATCAGACGCAAGTATTCGTCAACGCCGTCAAGGCGGGCGATATCGATAAATCCAAGGCCGAATACGTAAAGGCGCGCGTCTATTACGAGAGCATCGAGCCGATTGCCGAGAGCTTCGGCGACCTTGACCCCAAGATCGACGCCAGGTTGGCCGACGTGGACGATCCGAGCGCCTGGACCGGCTTCCACGAGATCGAGCAGGCGCTGTGGGTCGACAACTCGCTGGAAGGTCAGGATAAATTCGCGGACCAGCTGATGACCGACGTGAAGGCGCTGCAGGCCGAAGTTCATAAGCTTCAGCTCGAACCCAAGACGGTCGTCGCCGGCGCCATGGAACTGCTGAACGAGGCGGCTACCTCCAAGATTACCGGCGAGGAAGAACTTTATTCGCACATCGATCTCGTCGACCTCGCTTCTAACGTAGACGGCTCGAAGACGGTCTACCTGTCGATCATCCCGGCGCTCAACGAGAGCAACGTCGAATTGGCCGACAAGCTCGACCAGGCATTTCAGGATATGGAAAAGGCGCTGTCCGGCTTCATCAAGGACGGCCAGTATGTTGCCTATACCGAGTTGACGACGGATCAGATCCGCGATATCAGCGACCGCCTCAGCGCGCTGTCCGAACTGATGTCGCAAACCGCCGCCATCCTCTAA
- the efeB gene encoding iron uptake transporter deferrochelatase/peroxidase subunit, whose product MEPNRTGMTRKDFLKLSATVGAGIAIGASGIGAILGIPKPQAEGSKASAHSEEDIIPMYADHQPGIVTPQQTYLYLAAFDITTGSKKDLIAMLKDWTRFCDLSAKGGTMSLGDNPLVPPTDTGETLELPPSRLTVTLGFGPSFFVRDGVNRFGAAGAMPLHLKDIPRMARDNIDPSISGGDICLQICADDQQVAFHAVRNLIRLSTGRASLKWMQEGFASGTPGKTPRNLFGFKDGTANQLHDSAQGYDDVVWAGSDEPAWMRGGSYLAYRKIQMKLESWDRTSLSDQEATFGRSKVSGAAFGAKGEFDAVEASKLPENSHVRLAKETRQQIHRRAYSYTDKVDPRTGNVDAGLLFISYQRNPDVQFLPMLRSMQNSDALNAYVSHVASAMFACPAGLQPGLYFGQRVLEG is encoded by the coding sequence ATGGAACCGAACCGGACAGGCATGACGCGCAAAGATTTTCTGAAGCTGTCGGCCACCGTCGGTGCCGGAATCGCGATCGGTGCCTCCGGCATCGGCGCGATTCTCGGCATACCCAAGCCTCAAGCGGAAGGCTCGAAGGCTTCCGCCCATTCGGAAGAAGACATCATTCCGATGTACGCCGACCACCAGCCGGGCATTGTGACGCCGCAGCAGACGTATTTGTATTTGGCGGCGTTCGACATTACGACCGGCAGCAAAAAAGATTTGATCGCGATGCTGAAGGATTGGACCCGTTTTTGCGATCTGAGCGCGAAGGGCGGCACGATGAGCCTGGGCGACAATCCGCTCGTACCGCCGACGGATACGGGCGAGACGCTCGAGCTGCCGCCATCCAGATTAACGGTCACGCTCGGCTTTGGTCCATCGTTTTTCGTAAGAGACGGCGTCAATCGCTTCGGTGCTGCCGGCGCCATGCCGCTGCATCTTAAGGATATTCCGCGCATGGCGCGTGACAATATCGATCCGAGCATTTCCGGCGGGGATATTTGCCTGCAAATCTGTGCGGACGATCAGCAGGTCGCCTTTCACGCGGTGCGCAACCTGATCCGGCTGTCGACAGGCCGCGCCTCGCTCAAGTGGATGCAAGAAGGCTTTGCGAGCGGGACGCCGGGCAAGACGCCGCGCAATCTGTTCGGCTTCAAGGACGGCACGGCCAACCAGCTGCACGACTCCGCGCAAGGCTATGACGATGTCGTATGGGCGGGCAGCGACGAGCCGGCATGGATGCGCGGCGGTTCCTATCTGGCCTACCGCAAGATCCAGATGAAGCTGGAGAGCTGGGATCGCACGTCGCTCTCCGATCAGGAAGCGACGTTCGGCAGAAGCAAAGTATCCGGCGCGGCATTCGGCGCGAAGGGAGAATTCGATGCGGTGGAGGCGTCCAAGCTGCCAGAAAATTCGCATGTGCGATTGGCCAAGGAGACCAGGCAGCAGATTCACCGCCGCGCCTATTCCTACACGGACAAGGTAGATCCCCGGACAGGCAACGTCGATGCCGGACTGCTGTTCATCAGCTACCAGCGCAATCCCGACGTGCAATTTCTGCCGATGCTGCGTTCGATGCAGAACAGCGATGCCTTGAACGCGTATGTTTCCCATGTTGCCAGCGCGATGTTCGCCTGCCCTGCAGGCTTGCAGCCCGGCCTCTATTTCGGCCAGCGGGTTCTTGAGGGTTAA